From the genome of Perca fluviatilis chromosome 1, GENO_Pfluv_1.0, whole genome shotgun sequence, one region includes:
- the LOC120544105 gene encoding small integral membrane protein 26-like — protein sequence MNFKEVLKWNTRLSAVYAVGIWTMVGSYAYFRYTGRFKDTPVKEEVPEPEDPNKVVYLSDHSKTVIVYKKDFVPYSTRIYNFIKSFSSQPGSGDGDK from the exons ATGAATTTCAAAGAGGTGTTGAAGTGGAACACACGACTGTCTGCAGTGTACGCTGTCGGTATCTGGACCATGGTCGGTTCCTACGCGTACTTCAGATACACAGGGCGCTTTAAGGACACGCCGG TGAAAGAAGAGGTGCCAGAGCCGGAAGATCCAAACAAGGTCGTCTACCTGTCTGATCACTCCAAAACTGTCATCGTCTACAAGAAAGACTTTGTCCCGTACAGCACAAGGATCTACAATTTCATCAAATCCTTCAGCAGTCAACCTGGGAGTGGAGACGGTGACAAATAG